A genomic region of Capnocytophaga canimorsus contains the following coding sequences:
- the atpG gene encoding ATP synthase F1 subunit gamma, with product MANLKEIRSRISSVSSTMQITGAMKMVSAAKLKKAQDAILAMKPYAYKLKQLLEQLSSALGSDNVYNERPEGVANVLIVPITSNRGLCGAFNSNISKKALELETQKYKNLNVKFYTIGKKGNDVLKKTDKVFRHETQIFDNLNFAGASELASELMELYTSGQFDKIVLVYNSFKNAATQIVMEETFLPIQTVEAKESATDYIFEPSKEQIVEELIPRSLKIQFFKALRDSVASEHGARMTAMHKATDNANELRSQLKLTYNKARQAAITGEILEIVGGAEALS from the coding sequence ATGGCAAATTTAAAAGAAATACGAAGCAGGATTTCATCGGTAAGTTCCACGATGCAGATTACGGGGGCGATGAAAATGGTATCAGCAGCAAAACTCAAAAAAGCCCAAGATGCTATTTTGGCGATGAAACCCTATGCTTATAAACTAAAACAATTGTTGGAGCAATTGAGTTCCGCTTTAGGAAGTGATAATGTGTACAATGAACGTCCTGAGGGGGTTGCTAATGTTTTAATTGTTCCAATTACTTCAAATAGAGGTTTGTGTGGTGCTTTTAATTCCAATATTTCCAAAAAAGCATTAGAACTTGAGACTCAGAAATATAAAAATTTGAATGTCAAGTTTTATACCATAGGTAAAAAGGGAAATGATGTTTTAAAGAAAACGGATAAAGTTTTCAGACACGAAACACAAATCTTTGATAATCTGAATTTTGCAGGAGCTTCCGAGTTAGCTTCAGAACTGATGGAGCTATACACCAGCGGTCAGTTTGATAAAATTGTACTGGTTTACAATAGCTTCAAAAATGCAGCAACTCAAATTGTAATGGAAGAAACTTTCTTACCTATTCAAACAGTTGAAGCTAAAGAATCTGCTACGGATTACATCTTTGAACCATCAAAGGAACAGATTGTTGAGGAGCTCATACCCAGATCTTTAAAAATACAGTTTTTTAAAGCTTTACGCGATTCGGTAGCCTCAGAACACGGTGCTCGAATGACAGCTATGCACAAGGCAACCGACAATGCGAACGAACTTCGTAGCCAACTTAAATTGACCTACAACAAAGCTCGTCAAGCAGCCATTACTGGTGAAATTCTGGAAATCGTAGGGGGGGCTGAAGCTTTAAGCTAA
- the atpA gene encoding F0F1 ATP synthase subunit alpha, with protein MAEIKAAEISAILKEQLGNFDVAASLEEVGTVLQVGDGIARIFGLSNAQYGELVQFDNGLQGIVLNLEEDNVGITLLGPSTDIKEGDTVKRTGLIASIKVGDGIVGRVVDTLGNPIDGKGPITGQLYEMPLERKAPGVIFRQPVNEPLQTGIKSVDAMIPIGRGQRELVIGDRQTGKTTVCIDTILNQKEFYDAGKPVYCIYVAIGQKASTVAAITKTLEDHGALAYTTIVAANASDPAPMQVYAPFAGAAIGEYFRDTGRPALIIYDDLSKQAVAYREVSLLLRRPPGREAYPGDVFYLHSRLLERAAKVIADDKIAQGMNDLPESIKHLVKGGGSLTALPIIETQAGDVSAYIPTNVISITDGQIFLESDLFNSGVRPAINVGISVSRVGGSAQIKSMKKVAGTLKLDQAQYRELEAFAKFGSDLDAATMNVIEKGKRNVEILKQSQNDPYTVENQIAIIYVGSKNLLRQVPVNKVKEFEKEYLDFLNLQHRDVLDELKAGQFNDKITGTLEKVAKEVAERFSK; from the coding sequence ATGGCAGAAATAAAAGCAGCTGAAATTTCAGCAATTTTAAAAGAACAATTGGGTAATTTTGATGTAGCCGCTTCTTTGGAAGAGGTAGGTACTGTCTTACAAGTGGGTGATGGTATTGCTCGTATTTTTGGCTTATCAAATGCTCAATACGGAGAGTTAGTACAGTTCGACAATGGTTTGCAAGGCATCGTGTTGAACCTTGAGGAGGACAACGTTGGTATTACTTTATTAGGTCCTTCAACAGATATTAAAGAAGGCGATACAGTGAAAAGAACTGGGCTTATCGCTTCTATTAAGGTAGGTGATGGCATTGTAGGTCGTGTAGTGGACACACTTGGAAATCCAATAGATGGAAAAGGACCAATCACAGGGCAATTGTACGAAATGCCTTTGGAGCGTAAAGCACCTGGGGTTATCTTCCGTCAGCCAGTAAATGAGCCATTGCAAACAGGTATCAAATCGGTAGATGCGATGATTCCTATCGGAAGAGGACAGCGTGAGTTGGTTATTGGTGACCGCCAAACAGGGAAAACTACGGTTTGTATCGATACCATTTTGAATCAAAAAGAATTTTACGATGCAGGAAAACCTGTATATTGTATATATGTAGCCATCGGACAAAAAGCTTCAACAGTAGCTGCTATTACCAAAACATTGGAAGACCACGGAGCGTTGGCTTATACCACGATTGTAGCTGCAAATGCTTCTGATCCGGCACCGATGCAGGTGTATGCCCCCTTTGCAGGAGCGGCTATTGGGGAGTATTTCCGTGATACAGGTCGTCCAGCTTTGATTATTTATGATGATTTGTCAAAACAAGCGGTAGCATACCGTGAGGTGTCATTGTTGCTTAGAAGACCACCAGGACGTGAGGCTTACCCTGGGGACGTTTTCTACTTGCATTCTCGTTTGTTGGAAAGAGCTGCAAAGGTAATTGCTGATGATAAAATTGCACAAGGAATGAATGACTTGCCAGAGAGTATTAAACATTTGGTAAAAGGAGGAGGGTCGCTTACTGCTTTGCCAATCATTGAAACTCAGGCAGGTGACGTTTCTGCATATATCCCAACGAACGTAATTTCAATTACTGACGGACAGATTTTCTTGGAGTCTGATTTGTTTAACTCTGGGGTACGTCCAGCGATTAACGTAGGTATCTCGGTATCGCGTGTAGGAGGTTCGGCTCAGATTAAATCAATGAAAAAAGTTGCGGGAACATTGAAACTTGACCAAGCTCAATACCGTGAGTTAGAAGCATTTGCTAAGTTCGGTTCGGATTTGGACGCAGCTACAATGAACGTTATCGAAAAAGGAAAACGTAACGTAGAAATTCTAAAACAATCCCAAAATGACCCGTACACGGTTGAAAATCAAATTGCGATTATCTATGTAGGTTCTAAAAACTTGTTGCGTCAAGTGCCTGTAAATAAAGTGAAAGAATTTGAAAAAGAATATTTGGATTTCTTGAACTTGCAACATCGTGATGTTTTAGATGAATTGAAAGCGGGTCAATTCAATGATAAAATCACCGGAACTTTGGAGAAAGTAGCTAAAGAAGTTGCAGAGCGATTTTCAAAATAA
- a CDS encoding GH92 family glycosyl hydrolase: MKLKVFLFSLLSISIYAQNPTEYVNPFIGTSNFGATHPGAIAPRGMLSISPFNVSFDTKGIENPLEKDSRWLSNPYVNENKFLTGFTHVNMSGVGCPELGVIIAMPTTGALETNHLKYGTTYRNEKASAGIYSVELDKYNVKAEMTASTRAGISRYHFPKGEANVLINLGLGLTNEQGAMVKIVSDTEIEGMRMVGSFCYNSPELAYPVYFVAKFSKPATSYGVWQKPYKYDGVESQWMTYNDQIRLKEGFAREVVGDSIGTYFRYKFEKPEMVELKVGVSYVSIENARENLEKEIGNASFETVYQQTQKAWNEVLSVADVQGGTADQKTILYTGLYHALIHPNILNDINGDYPEATTNKIGNTKNTRYTVFSLWDTYRNYHQLLSLFYPQEQLNMVKSMLDIYQESGWLPKWELNSTETFTMVGDPASVVLADTYLKGLTQFDVEKAYEAMLKGANTIKNNPIRPGVEEYWKLGYLSVDGGVSGPVSTTQEYNIADYAIAQLAKKLGKKKDFERFNKQSLSYRKLFDKQTRLLRPRHANGQWYAPFNPESGANFEKNVGYIEGNAWQYVYMVTHDIKGMIQMMGGAKAFEKQLDYIFDQNQYDMANEPDIAYPFLYNYIKGSEWKTQKRMDDLLKTYFKNTPDGLPGNDDTGVMSAWMVYGMMGFYPVVPAQPIYTFTAPKFNKIVLKLDKKYYPNETLTIESNASDKNIFIRQIFIDKKPYNSYFITHDQLKKAKHIRFELGETPKK, encoded by the coding sequence ATGAAATTAAAAGTCTTTCTCTTTTCGTTGTTGAGCATCAGTATTTACGCTCAAAATCCTACAGAATATGTCAATCCGTTTATCGGGACGTCAAATTTCGGAGCAACTCACCCAGGAGCTATAGCGCCACGCGGTATGTTGAGTATTTCTCCTTTCAATGTGTCCTTTGATACTAAAGGTATTGAAAATCCTTTAGAGAAAGATAGCCGTTGGCTCTCTAATCCGTATGTGAATGAAAATAAATTTCTTACTGGATTTACACACGTGAATATGAGTGGTGTGGGTTGTCCTGAGCTAGGGGTCATCATCGCGATGCCTACCACAGGAGCGTTGGAAACCAACCACTTGAAATACGGAACTACCTATAGAAATGAAAAAGCTTCTGCTGGAATTTATAGTGTTGAATTGGATAAATACAACGTGAAAGCAGAAATGACTGCCTCCACCCGAGCCGGAATTAGTCGATATCATTTCCCAAAAGGAGAGGCTAATGTTTTGATAAACCTAGGGTTAGGGCTTACTAATGAACAAGGTGCGATGGTAAAAATCGTTTCCGATACCGAAATTGAAGGGATGCGGATGGTAGGCTCGTTTTGTTACAATAGCCCTGAGTTGGCATATCCTGTTTATTTTGTAGCCAAATTTTCAAAACCAGCTACCAGTTATGGTGTTTGGCAAAAACCTTACAAATATGACGGCGTTGAAAGCCAATGGATGACCTATAACGACCAAATTCGTTTAAAGGAAGGATTCGCCAGAGAAGTGGTGGGCGATAGTATCGGAACCTATTTTCGATATAAGTTCGAAAAACCCGAAATGGTGGAACTTAAAGTAGGTGTTTCGTATGTAAGTATCGAAAACGCTCGTGAGAATTTGGAAAAAGAAATTGGGAATGCCTCTTTTGAAACAGTTTATCAGCAAACTCAAAAGGCTTGGAATGAAGTGCTGTCGGTAGCTGATGTTCAAGGAGGTACAGCTGACCAAAAAACCATACTTTATACAGGACTTTATCACGCACTTATTCACCCAAATATTTTAAACGATATAAATGGTGATTATCCTGAGGCTACTACCAACAAAATCGGAAATACAAAAAATACGCGTTACACTGTATTCTCGCTTTGGGATACTTACCGAAATTATCATCAATTACTTTCCCTTTTCTATCCGCAGGAACAATTAAATATGGTCAAATCAATGCTTGATATTTATCAAGAAAGCGGTTGGCTTCCGAAATGGGAGCTGAACTCTACCGAGACTTTCACAATGGTAGGCGACCCTGCCTCGGTGGTTTTGGCAGATACCTATTTGAAAGGACTAACCCAGTTTGATGTTGAAAAAGCCTACGAAGCAATGCTTAAAGGAGCAAACACGATAAAGAATAACCCCATACGTCCTGGTGTTGAAGAATACTGGAAGTTAGGCTATCTGAGTGTTGATGGAGGAGTTTCGGGACCAGTTTCTACTACACAGGAATATAATATCGCTGATTACGCTATCGCTCAATTGGCAAAAAAACTTGGGAAAAAGAAAGATTTTGAACGATTCAACAAACAATCGCTATCATATCGTAAGTTGTTTGATAAACAAACCCGATTGTTACGTCCGCGCCACGCCAATGGGCAATGGTACGCGCCCTTTAACCCCGAAAGCGGAGCCAATTTTGAGAAAAACGTAGGCTATATCGAAGGAAATGCTTGGCAATATGTTTATATGGTTACGCACGATATAAAAGGAATGATACAAATGATGGGAGGGGCAAAAGCCTTTGAAAAACAATTAGATTACATTTTTGATCAAAATCAATACGATATGGCAAATGAACCCGATATTGCTTATCCGTTTTTGTACAATTACATTAAGGGAAGCGAATGGAAAACCCAAAAACGTATGGATGATTTGCTTAAAACCTATTTTAAAAACACCCCCGACGGGCTTCCTGGAAATGACGACACAGGGGTAATGTCCGCTTGGATGGTCTATGGAATGATGGGATTTTACCCTGTGGTTCCTGCACAGCCCATATATACCTTTACTGCACCCAAGTTTAATAAAATCGTACTGAAATTGGATAAAAAATATTATCCGAATGAAACTTTAACCATTGAATCGAACGCCTCTGATAAAAATATTTTTATCAGACAAATATTCATTGATAAAAAGCCTTACAATTCATACTTTATAACTCACGATCAGCTAAAAAAAGCAAAACACATTCGCTTTGAACTGGGTGAAACTCCTAAAAAATAA